ATCACAAGGCCTCTCATGAATTTTTGGAGAGGAACATATCCGAGTTGAAAGAGAGCCACAGCCACACAGGTAAGCAGAGGACAAAGCGTGTCATCCAAACCATCTATACATAttatcatacagtatgtgtagtattaacacaatatatCATCAATCATGATTTTTAATATTACGGTTATTGACAATACTAGTATAATGTGACACCCATAGCAGCATTGTAATGAagtgtttgttgtttatttaaacacagaACCTCAAGTGACTTTATCTGAAAAAAGGGTATTTGGAGAACCTCTGCTGTCACATCTTCAGAATTGTGATCAAAAGATCGCTGTACCAATTGAGGAGTGCGTGAGCATGCTGCTGCGTACAGGACTCAGAGAAGAGGTACATGTAAGGTTTTAGCTTCCCACACACACGTATTTAACTCAGCTGACCTCAAATGCACATCCGCACCCACTCGCACAACTACACACCCACATAACTGCATGGcctttatttcacattttactCATTTCTCTCGCTATCTCTCTTAAAAACTCACACACCTCTAGGGGTTGTTCAGGCTAGCAGCTGGTGCATCTGTTGTGAAAAAACTGAAGAACTGTCTGGAAGCAGGGACGGTCGACCAAAATGAGTTTCGCTCCGACCCTCATGCAGTAGCAGGTGGCactttatttcattcatttggtTTTCcatgtttgtgatttattagattaatataaaattacaataattgGGACAACTGGACTGGTGCATGAAGTGCATTAGAGGTTACACGAATGTGGTTGCAATGTGTGGTGAGGTGACAAAAAAAACTGTTCTGTTTCGTTTGCAGGggcttttaaatgttatttgagaGAGTTACCTGAACCGCTCTTGACATTTGAACTTTATAATGACTGGTTCAGGGCTGCAGCGTAAGTTTGTAGTTTGTGTGTTCTTTTTAAGAGATACAAGTAAAACAATGAGATTGAAATATTTATTGTCTtcatcattttttgttgttgttagagAAAAAGAGACAGATGAAAAACTAAATCAGCTGCGGGTGACGTTGCAAAAGCTTCCCACAGAAAACTATAACAACCTCAGGTATAGTGTATATCTTACTCATTTTGATCTTGCCATACAAATGTACGTTATGTTCAttgtactagggctgtcaaaccattaatcgcgactaatcgtttgcaaattaaaagtttttgtttacataaaatatgtgtatgtactgtgtataacaatcaaatacacacacatacatgtatatatttaaaaaatatttacatgtgtacatacatttttatacaatttatattgtatataaatataaatatttaaaggtacagtttgtaacttttttgcagtaaaatatcccaaaaccacttggccagtgttatatatttattcAGTTGAGTGcgtacaatatctcaaatgtttccaactatttgtaaatcgtgagaaaatcgccattttaaaggggtgatatgacgaATATtaacgtttgttttagatgtaatgcaatgtgtatacacgatttaaggttcaaaaaagctgtattttccacataccgtgcatgtttgtatctcctctttgccccgcctctctgaaactcgtggattttttacaaagctcatcgctccgaaaaacgaggtgtgctatgattggccagtaaaccagtgcgtagtgattggtcgaatactgcaagcgtctgagggaaatgtaacgcctcttaccataattttacgtgtctaatacatgcatgggcaacttataacacagaaaaacacgtattagcgccatatgacccctttaaccagTGACACGGGCTGTGTCTGGTAGTctcctgtcaatggcgtcatatctgCGTTACCAAAGACACTAGATTGAAAGCCTGCAACCTTCAGCGGAATGCAGGACAGGAGACTAGAGGCtgttatatgattggctgaggtgcctcacgTGATTCGTGTAAGCCGTTATGCATTCTCCAGACCTTGCATCTCACTAATAACACAGTCTCTGGCGCTACCCTCGGTTTCCGCTTTTACTGCCATAGAAACCATGACAACACAGTCTGTGGACAAATGTGAAAGTATTAGTTTGTAGCATCTATCAAGCAACTATCTTGTTTTGCGCAGTCGTTGTGGAGCACAATTATTCTTTACCGTTTGCGGCTGGTTCTGTCAACAAAGACACACGGGTAAACCAAATGACCCAACAAGAGTTTGGGACAAGAAGATACAGTATAATCAAGAGAGATAAAACTAGGATCAATATAGGTATGACATTtcctaaatggagagagctgcGCGACAAATTTTAACTAGACAGAGACGCTGATCTTGCATGCGTTTTACTAGACAGGCGAGCAACTGTTTAGATTCCTTTGCTGACAGAAAACGTATGATTATTATATCGACCAACAAGGTTAGTCTTATTGTTTGAATGTCTTTTTCTTAATTTAGCGCGAGTGTCAAGTATATATTTACTGAACAAGCAGTAATCGTTTTTTGATCATCTGACTTAAtagtaataaattaaatttatgAATTACGTCTAATGCGTCtaattcattataatgaaataaaatcatgtaATCAAACGCAACCTTTATTAAACCTTATTACTTTACATCATCCATAAACATGATTTCTCATTCACGTCTGATTGATTATTAGCGGTGGAGGTGAAGACGACAGTTCCCAatattccacgctccttcagagcgtcatcaagctacgccgtTGTTTTGAACACATCTGTTTTGAATGTGATTTtacaaactgcgcctttaatatataaatgtagatttttgtatgtgtgtgtgtgtatttatatatactttaATATGTTTTAGTACTTCTTAAAATAATCTTAAGAACATCTAAGTGCactcaactgtgctattttgagacaccatgaatatgaactaaaatgtgcttttatcatACTATTtctgtattaaaatgtatttagttgcCACTTGAAGTACACTTGAACCCATTTTTCATACACTAGTGTGTCCAGTATACTTCTAGTGTCAGCTAAACGCATTTGTTAATACAGAGATAGTCGTCATCCCTGTGGCACTCTATTTACCCAAACTttatctcactctctctctgtcagatACCTTGTGCAGTTTCTGTCACACTTGTCTGAGTATCAAGCAGTGAATAAGATGACACCTAGCAACATTGCAATAGTGCTCGGGCCTAATCTACTGTGGCCCCGCTGTGAAGGGTCAGTGTAACCACAATTTTCTCAACTGCAAAAATTTGACCTGGATTACTCAACTGCTTCTAATCTCCTCTgacattttttctattttagagAAACTTCCTTGCTAGACATGGCATCTGCCTCTTCTGTGCAAGTCGTGACTATCATAGAGCCTCTTATACAGTATTCCAAGAGCCTCTTCCCTGAAGGTACTGAAAcaatgctgattggtcaatggcTGTGTGTTTTCATGACAGCAATAGCAGTTGTACAATTTGTTTTTCAGATGCAGATTTTCAGATCCCAGAGCCAATTTCAAGCTCAGTTTTGCAAGACATGATTCCAGCAACATCTCAGAGGAATCTTTCAGACAGCGTCTTTCCACCTTCCCCCTCTCCATCTAACCGAGCTTCCCTCGTAAAAACAGAGAGGTACCGAATGTTCTTCTGTGGTTTACAAATTACCAACCAAACCATAAAATTGGAATGTCTTATTTTTATAGCATCATTATCTTATTTCAGCTCGGCCTCATCTGATGACTTTGGGTTGACGCAAGCTGTCAAACCTTCTCAGATGAACCGTGATGCTGTTTTGTGGGAGAACAACAATTCTCATCCAGTCGCTCAGATATCTGCGCAAAATTACAACCCTTCTCCGCTCCCCCGGTACACTCCAGTACACGCCCCGCCCAACAACCAATGCCACGTCAGGACACAGAGCTCCACCCAATCAGAGGGCACTCAGGAGCCTCCAGCTCCGTCTAAGGAGCCTGTGTTGAAGATCACAACTCCTTACAAACGTATGTTGCTGTTTATAGATTTTTCAAAGCTTTCTCAAGGAAAGCTACATTTTACGTCCCTATTTTTTATTACAGCAAGGAGGTCCTTCGTTCAGCAAAAGCCACAAAACCCCAGTAAAGGTCCTCCTGTGAACCAGACGGGAGCTTTCCCATCAAACCAGCAAAGAGTTGTCCCCGTTCCTCTGCCCAGAGTCTCTGAGATGCAACCGCTGCCTTCAGTCAAGCCCGAAATCGCCCAAACTCAACTGCCCATGTTGCCTGAGGCTGGACCACAAAAGAAACCCCAAGGCAGAAGACCCAAAGCCCCTCCTCCTCAACCACCCCCGGCACTTAACAAGCAGCTTTCCTTTCCAGCTCAGTAAGTCTTAAAAAGGAAAGTTAACAACTGGAAACTGAACTTATAAAACCCAATGCTTTGTTTCAATTAAGCTTGAAATTAATCTTGTAACAGTTTATATTGCATTCTATGCCATCGGGTGCTGTATTTACTGGCTTATGCTTTCAACTGTGCagtctttttttaacactgatcTTCCTCTGGTGTTTTATGATCTGGTTTTGTAAAGGCTGACGgataaaaatacacaacagaGAAACTTTACGCTTTCTATTTATGTACGAGGCTTAGCAAGTTCACACTTGTCAACAAAAACGTTTTAGAGCTGACATTGTTTAATGAAAACGTTTAATGAAAATGGTAACATACATTGCTATGTTATAAAATGATTGTGCAAAACCACACATACGTACAgcttgtacatacagtatatcgtgTGATTAAGGGAATGGAGATTTCAACTTGACAAAGATTTGaacaaaatgaatattaatatttaatcatattttcatattacatTGACAAACGCTGGTGCGGGTCAAAAGATATTCATGAATATAGTGTTGATCTGAATATATTTATcgttttttattaaagaaattatGACATTGACAGTaattttagtctttttttagTCACAGTTTTTGCATCACAATGACCTGTGGCTTTGTCTCGTATACAGACGAATGTTTCTCAggaaataaggaaataaaaatgaaactgccCAAGACATTCATCCACAATGGGAACCCTGATACCACACATACATCTTGGAAACGTCTATTTGATGCATGTGTTTACATctggaaaatgtatttttatgagtGTCCGTAATATGTCTCGGAGATGTTTCCCACCAGACATTATGAacatgtctgtaagatgtgcaCGATTTAggatgtatgtaaaactgcattttctaaaacatttatcagatgtttttacacagcagacgTTTTCCAGATCTACAGAGATTTAGcaaacatcttacagatgtacatGTGCTATCAGGGAATTTGTGCTTTTAAATCTACATgaatgcaaaatgttttaattctgtGTCGCAGGTAAAGTGGTTTGCATAGTAGATATAAGTTGGCTAGCAGAGATATACGTCCGTTCATACTTTTACAATGATATTACTGTACACTACATAGAAAAAAGGTTTACTTGAAATCAAAATATCGCAAGTTCTGAATATCTGAGTGGCATAAAGTTGCCATTTCATAGCTTTTGTTTAGCAAAATTGCCTCTATTACAAAGCAACCATAACAGGTCGAATGTAACTGGATCAAAGCTAATGTTTTAGGTAATGAGATCAAAGAGAATTTGGCTTGCCAGAATTATCTTATTGGTTGGCATGTTTTATGCATCcctgtacagtatattgagttttttttgttgcattttccATGGTCAGGGCAGATTTGCTACGGCCCTCCCCTTGGAAGCATTATATCAAAAGTTCTTCATAGATCCATTACACCTGAAACCAAAATCCATTTCAGAAACATCCAACGACGTTTTGGTAATGTTTCAACTAATTTCAGAGGAATATAAACATCACCACATGGCATTTGTAGCGTGAATGCTAATCCATCCTGATGCATTCAGTACAGGGCCTACAAACCTGTCAATCATCAAAATCCAGCTTTCATTTTACCCATTACAAATCTTATTAAAAGTGATTTGATGTTTTCTTTTGAGCCATCTCATACTGTTAGACTTTGATCTCCTCTTCCTCATCAGGATAGTTGTAGGGTCTCCTCTGAGAACGGTTGGCATCTGCATTCCTCAGTCCTCCTCCGTAATGACGTGCCAGCACATCTGCAGCCCTCTGGAAACGTTCTGGCTCCATGCCGTGATCCTCAACAGCGTTCGAGAACATCACATCTCCCACCTTGGATTTTTTCAGCGACTCGCCATTAACAAAGTCCGAATGCTTCCACTCTCCTCCGTACAACCGCGTCCTTCCATCACCGTCTTCTCTCAGGAGGGAGTCCACCAAGGATGTGGTCGCATCCGAGTCGACGTCATCATCAGTCGATCCTAATGCCAGAGTGGGCTCACACGTGGTTTCACTGTAGGAAATGCTTTTTTCACATACAGGGCTGTCAATCATGGCGAATACCTCAGACATGAGGGAAGGGCCCAGATCGAGTGTGAAAGAGTTCATGGAGTCCGAGGGACTGACGGAGTCTGAGCAGGGGAAACAGGAGATACCCGTGTCGGTGAGGGAGCCTCTGTGGATTTCAGGAGGGCATGATGGGGGATAGCTGCCCTGGGATTGACGCTCGGTGCGTGACAGCCTCGGCAAAGTGACGAAACCAGACtctaaacctgcaaaaacatAATAAGTGTTTGTTGTGAGAACTGCAGAACTCTCTGCATCCAGAAGATGGCGGCGACGCACAGATTGAAGCATACACAAGGGTAGCAGAAAACCATTTATGCCATGTGGTCAGATGCCAAGTTCTGTCCATATAGAGCTCTGTAACAGTGCAGACTTGGCGAGATGACTAATTacagaaaaactgtaaatgtttaCGAATAGCCTACAGAAACACACTTTATGTTATTGAAAACAGGACTTGATATTAGCATGTGTTTGGCAAAAATACCTCATAGTTCCTGGTCAGAACAATATAAATGTTCAGCTTGAGGGGACGATATTTTAACTTTAAGTAACAGTTTAATTTTGGTACCACATATTTCttgcattaataaataaactgcATGTGTGGTAAAGGAAATGTTTTAACTAGACTAATAAATTAAACTAATAGCTAATTTTATTGAGCCCTACAGTCACGATATTCAGGAGATTGTTTAGATGTGTATGAGTCTGTGGGGGTTGTGCTTTGAACAGGCCGTCCTGTCAAGCAACCAGTGAGGCATGTTTAAAGTATTTGTAAGGGTGAGGAATAGAAATTCAGACACAGATCGCTAACCTTTGATGCCCGGTCTTGTGTGGTAAAAAAGGGAGTCTGGGATTGGCACAGGTGGTCAGATAGTTTATCACTTTTTATGTTTGATCTGCCTTACTTGTAGGTTAGTGGGACAGAGATGTAAAGTCAATACACTTGACCACTAAAGTGCGGGGGACACATTTACGTTATATTAAAGGTCCCGTGTGTAATTTgcttggaggatctattgacaaaagcaatataatatacataactatgtcttcagatgtgtatgaaGACCTTGCATAAAAGCGTTATGcttttatgaccttagaatgagctatttctaacTACATACACCCAATTTGTGAGTGCAAAAACAAATCACTGATTGATGGACTCACCGTACATGTAAGTAGAATTTTCTGGTGTCTTGGGTGTACTAGGAAAAAGCACTTTCACAGTACAACCATTGGGTGAGTCCACATCCAGACGGGGCAGAGAGATGGCATTTTTTATGATGGGAGAAATGGGTGGAGGCGGGGGTGAAAGGTCCTTGGAGCCACCACGGGGCCTGTCTGGGGTCCTGCGGACATGGCGGAGAGTTCGGGAGAAAAATCCCTCATTCTTCTCTGAAGTTGAGGAAGAGTCTCCATCTGTGTTGTTTCCTGCTCCGCCGTGGTTGCTGAGGAACGAGGTGTCGCCAAAAACATCCCCTCCGCGGCCAACGTGCATGGTATGGCGGAAGTCGCCCAGCGGGGGGCTAATCATGTCCGGGGTGAGGTCACCTTTAAAGCGACGCTTTCCTGAGGAGTGGGACACTAGGCCCTTCAGGCCAGAGAGTTTTCCCAAGTTCATGACTTCTCTGGATAGAAATATTTCCTGAGCTGATAAAAATTGAAAAACTGTACAACCCAAAAtgtattttggaaaaaaaaaaacgatgagATTTATGTACAGAAAATTATACACGCATCACCCTTGAAGCCTCAAATGTGAATCAAGACTCCAAAGAACAGAAGTTTTAAAAGCTCCAGCTGAGTGGAAAGTGTCTTAGTACTGGTGTTCAAAAAGAAGACAGATGCAGCTACGTCCcgtttttgtctttggtgttAGTTCATATCCAGAAAGATTCAGTGACGATAAATGCGAGCTGAAAATATGCATGACTCCAATTCCTGAAAACCTCTGCTGCGTATGTGGTCAAAGATTCTGGGCTTCACAGTTGTTCTGGGTTTCTGGCTTGGAAAATATAAgttcagaaataaattcagcTCAGGCTGCAGATATTGCTGTGGTTTAGGTCTGTAACCATGCACTTCTCCTTCAGTATGGTCCAAAGAGGGCTCCTACATGCTCTAAAAGATTacatattaacaaaataaaccttttttccttaaaagaaaaacatgacatgcTACAACTTTTACTGTGAAatggatatttggaagaatgttctggggcatcattgactactataataggaaaataaatactatagtagTTAATTGTTCCCTAGAACTGTTTTGcatcccacattcttcaaaatatcttctttagaaaagaaatgtatacaggtttggaacaacttgagggtaagtaaacgatgactgaagtttcatttttgagtgaactatcccttataTATTTCCATGTTGAACATTCTGGAGTAGTGTGACCGAGTTTAATGCCCTTTAAATGTCTAAATTCGGACTGCTTTGACTTCTCAGTCATTCACTTTAGACTGTGGCAtaaacgtatttacaaaatctCAGTATCGTGGTCATTCACCTTAAAGACATTTTGTAATTAAAAGCATCTTGTAATGACTTGAAGGCACTTCTCCAGTCTGTTTCTCAAAGCGACAGTAAAAAACGTCTTCCTCATATTTCTAATGTTGAAAGCCTATTTTCCATATCAAAAACTAACTATAAAGAATGGTATTAACTGGTTAAATCCAtttagtaaatgaaaaaaatctgattgttGAACTATATGTGTAATCTGAGTTACTGATTTCTTAATTATTTCATGGTTGCCTTATAATGCCAgtcatataatatatattttgcattttgcatcAGCTTTCAACAGACATTTGAGTGTGATAAACATTCTGATAAAGACATTTAGTTAAAAAGAGCCAAAGACactattaaaaacatattaagGAGTGGCAACATACCTGGATAAATCCTATTGTCTAATGACTGTGTGCTTTCTTCATCCAAGTTCATTCAGTAACCTCTAGCCTGCACCCTGCTGGTGTGTGAGACTGACTTAATCCCAGACACTGCAGGCAGCCTCTCTACTTCATCCATGCTGGAAAGAGACTCTCCTCATTCCTTCCAACTAGCCTCTGCTCCTGTTCCTTTGTTTTGATAGACACGACAATCCAGCAGCCAGCTCCACAGGATTCTCCCGGGGGAGGCACAGGAGTCTTTAAAAggcaataaattaaataataataatctggaTAATAGTACGTATTGAGAGAAGCTCCTTCAGTATTGGTCATGTCCAGAATTAGCCCCTGATCCTTCTCCCCAAATCCCCTCCTACCCCCTTGTCTTAAATCCACTCAGCCATCCCGGTTCGATGGGTTTCTTGTAAAATTAACAGATCTCCTGTGTTAGACAGCGAGACAGGTGGATGTGTAGCACAGATCAAGATAAAAAGACAGTGGAGTCCCATAACCTGAGACCACGTAAAATGCTTATGTTTTGGATTTGTTGAGtttttaatgttacatttttattatcagtatagaaattacacattggaccttttatttttttaatcccaGGTTTTCCCAAGTGGTCTCAGAATATTGGACTCCGCTGTACAGTAATTGCTACAGTATTCAAATATTATAGTcaacagggctcgacattaacgcttgtccggcacaagtgaatgttttgtgtgggcaagtgagagagacttttacttgcccgaccggaaaAGTAACTTGAAGAAAAACCAGTGCGACattatgtagaataataagaaaatgtgcattagacagagctgcgtgtttgtcatggttgtgcttgtttgtgtgtgacaataatcaatggcgcaccgcactgagtccatgcggacgcggaatcctgttatttaaatgtcatctggctgttctgagtgaattacgtgcacagtttaacatacaacacgagtgatggtcgaggatttatctgcgtctgcactgtatgaggacatgaacacgtgaacttcatctccagagttgctctgagagtttattttacgatcgttttattgtttgagtgaagctatcgtcaaACAAGCGTCTTGTTTgaagcgtcttcccgaagacccgtcaaaataaaagtccccttaAATTgaacagacaaaaaatactgtagcgtactatagtatttgctattgaaaattgaagtgcccttgtagtaaattgataaacactgtatactatagtaaagttaaaaacaacatagtaagaattttactgcagtttactatagtaaatactatagtatactacagtaatttatctggacaaatataccactattgtatagtaataaaggaaaaacacagaacttagaaatattaaaacaaatttaggtaatctaaaaatgatatggccctaatttatccatctgtatgtaacattaatgtcttttgtcagttatctgcctattcataatgagctacacttgcacatttctgcctgtgctaccaaactttaaacctctctagcaccagtgctatgtgcaaaaaaagttaacttacagccttaacactaataataattactgcttgcctttgttttatagcagtcaaggagagtaggcctataaccaaattcaggcggccaaagcggacactacttaaaatgcttagaagcaaacttgaccaatctaaatccgaaacaattatatcgattatattatattataattcaaatgaaatatcattttttttatctttggacaagtcatttttgtactcggacaagtgaatgacaaattaacttatccgaaggacaaccacatgacaatgcttaatgtcaagccctggtcaaTGTAGTGGACTTTTGGATATGTGCTTGACATAACCCAGTGCTTACATTGACATTTAGCAGGGCTGCTGTTGCTTCCTGACATGAAAAATGGCCATAGACAAAGCCACAAGATCTTGAAACTCTTGCGACTCTTGCTATTAACAGTAAACATTTCAATTATGTCTGTGCAAATGCATTGTTTGAATTAAGTAGGTGTGCATGTCAACCCTGTAAACCACAGTCTAATAGAAGCCGTGTGTGTGAATGAATTCCCGGGGGAAATATCTCGGGACTGTGTCTATTACAGACATCAAGTACAGTACCCGCATCCCACATTGGAAACACGTTTTGGAAACACACAGGCTTCCTGTATGTGGGTATATGTCAGAGATCTGTCTGATCTATCTAATAGCATTTGGCTTTTGCAACCCTCTACTGCAGATTTATGGTGTTGTTAAATAAGTGATGGGTACAATAACCATCGCTTTAGACAAAACGTTTCAAAAAGTACTCTTAACCTATTTTATCTTCTCTCTGTGCTATTTCATGGTCAGTTTGGCTACACTACTTTATAACCCAGTTAACTAAGTGGACAAACATTCAAGATAAGGCCTAATTTTTCTCTTTCACCCAATGACCTCCGCTCCTTTCTGGGCTCTAATTTGGTATGAAGACAAAAAGGACAGCCTATAGCACTAAATCACAAATAATGGCTTTATCAGAATAGCATATTTTTATGCACAATGCTTTGACCTCAGTGACTGTCTGGCAGAACGGGTCTATGATGGAAAATGCCCCAAATGGAAACCCAATCTTAGTGGTTTTATATGTGAAGAACAACTGCTGAAGGAGCCAAATGTCTGTCATTGCTGGAATGTGAGTCTGCAGTTACTGCTTCATCTACATAGTTGAGCTAGTTGAAATTGACTATTTGTTATACATCAAACTGacaaataaagacaaataaTTGACAAATAAGAAAGAATACATATAAGTGAACTTTATGTTATCCCAGTTATAAGCGACATTTAGGCTACTAGTGTTTCTCAAACGCTTTGAGTACTTCGATCTGGGGTGAGATTTGTCATCTGACCCGCCTTACCATAAAATGACCAAATCCAGAGAAGAAAGCTGTGCCTTTTATAGCCTGAGAGAGCTctttgtgatgtcatcagaaAGAAATTCTACCATGGAGCCactaatgtgcaaaataaagaactggattgctcatgacgtcatACTATTGAATCCACCCCGCTGCTACGTTGCTATGCCCAAACACTgtttaataaaagcaaattaTGATTTCAATGAGAAAACAGTTCAGAGTGACCATTTTTATATCTGAAATCTCACTGTTGTTTGTTCTGTCAACGCAAACATAAGCAATAAAAGGGTTAATTACTTAAAGTTGTGATTTGACAAACTGAGTGGTTACGTTCATCTTCATTACAGTAGCGGACACATAGACATAATAAAAACCAGACGGGGCCGTGTATTACAAATGACAGTGTTCATTCTGAAATCTGTTTAATCttacttttaaaaagtttaaaatattgCATGTTTTCACAGttcattgatttatttgatCACTGTTGAACTTTGGAATTTGGTCAAATGCCCTCCTGactttgtgttttataaacTTACCTGACTTggtataaatgaaaacattaaagTAGACTG
This genomic window from Triplophysa rosa linkage group LG18, Trosa_1v2, whole genome shotgun sequence contains:
- the sh3bp1 gene encoding SH3 domain-binding protein 1 — protein: MLKQFNILKQFGNGGKSQDATDLLSEDLVLVEQRVEPARKAAQIIHKKLVGCLQSQQGLDPDRRMKKLPLMMLSVSMAESFKDFDGESSIRKVLEMCCFMQNFLARTLADFEMKLEKEVLVPLNKLSEEDLPEILKNKKQFAKLTTDWNNARCRSQASTGPQAKQDGLREDVEEAWRRLESIKDQYSADLYHFATKEEEYASYFIRLLELQAEYHKASHEFLERNISELKESHSHTEPQVTLSEKRVFGEPLLSHLQNCDQKIAVPIEECVSMLLRTGLREEGLFRLAAGASVVKKLKNCLEAGTVDQNEFRSDPHAVAGAFKCYLRELPEPLLTFELYNDWFRAAAEKETDEKLNQLRVTLQKLPTENYNNLRYLVQFLSHLSEYQAVNKMTPSNIAIVLGPNLLWPRCEGETSLLDMASASSVQVVTIIEPLIQYSKSLFPEDADFQIPEPISSSVLQDMIPATSQRNLSDSVFPPSPSPSNRASLVKTESSASSDDFGLTQAVKPSQMNRDAVLWENNNSHPVAQISAQNYNPSPLPRYTPVHAPPNNQCHVRTQSSTQSEGTQEPPAPSKEPVLKITTPYKPRRSFVQQKPQNPSKGPPVNQTGAFPSNQQRVVPVPLPRVSEMQPLPSVKPEIAQTQLPMLPEAGPQKKPQGRRPKAPPPQPPPALNKQLSFPAQ
- the cdc42ep1a gene encoding cdc42 effector protein 1, whose translation is MNLGKLSGLKGLVSHSSGKRRFKGDLTPDMISPPLGDFRHTMHVGRGGDVFGDTSFLSNHGGAGNNTDGDSSSTSEKNEGFFSRTLRHVRRTPDRPRGGSKDLSPPPPPISPIIKNAISLPRLDVDSPNGCTVKVLFPSTPKTPENSTYMYGLESGFVTLPRLSRTERQSQGSYPPSCPPEIHRGSLTDTGISCFPCSDSVSPSDSMNSFTLDLGPSLMSEVFAMIDSPVCEKSISYSETTCEPTLALGSTDDDVDSDATTSLVDSLLREDGDGRTRLYGGEWKHSDFVNGESLKKSKVGDVMFSNAVEDHGMEPERFQRAADVLARHYGGGLRNADANRSQRRPYNYPDEEEEIKV